In a single window of the Gossypium hirsutum isolate 1008001.06 chromosome D02, Gossypium_hirsutum_v2.1, whole genome shotgun sequence genome:
- the LOC107908928 gene encoding guanosine nucleotide diphosphate dissociation inhibitor At5g09550, giving the protein MDEEYDVIVLGTGLKECILSGLLSVDGLKVLHMDRNDYYGGESTSLNLVQLWKHFRGDEKPPEKLGASREYNVDMMPKFMMANGSLVRILIHTDVTKYLNFKAVDGSYVYNKKKVHKVPATDVEALKSPLMGLFEKRRARKFFIYVQDYDDNDPKSHEGLDLNKVTARELISKYGLEDDTIDFIGHALALHSNDSYLDQPALGFIKRMKLYAESLARFQGGSPYIYPLYGLGELPQAFARLSAVYGGTYMLHKPEYKVEFDADGKATGVTSEGETAKCKKVVCDPSYLPDKVKKVGKVARAICIMSHPIPDTNNSHSAQVILPQKQLGRKSDMYLFCCSYAHNVAPKGKYIAFVSAEAETDNPEVELKPGVDLLGPVEEILYDTYDRYVPTNDHAADSCFISASYDPTTHFETTVNDVIEMYTKITGKVLDLSVDLSAAVLHLKNEVLETCCFHAKKQPLVEESSIVSSCFSANLLDKNLKLKLHFYITFIVGVICNVLRNNDWIG; this is encoded by the exons ATGGATGAAGAGTACGATGTGATAGTCCTAGGGACCGGCCTTAAGGAATGCATTCTCAGTGGTCTTCTCTCCGTTGATGGACTCAAA GTATTGCACATGGATAGGAATGACTATTATGGTGGAGAATCGACTTCTCTTAATCTTGTGCAG CTTTGGAAACATTTCAGGGGAGATGAAAAGCCTCCAGAAAAGCTGGGGGCAAGCAGAGAATATAATGTTGATATGATGCCCAAG TTCATGATGGCCAATGGCAGTCTGGTTCGTATATTGATTCACACAGATGTTACCAAGTATCTTAATTTCAAGGCTGTGGATGGGAGTTATGTGTACAATAAGAAAAAA GTCCACAAAGTTCCAGCGACTGATGTTGAAGCATTGAAATCGCCATTGATGGGGTTGTTTGAGAAGCGCCGAGCCAGAAAGTTCTTCATTTATGTCCAAGACTATGATGACAATGATCCAAAATCTCATGAAGGACTCGACCTGAATAAAGTAACAGCGAGAGAACTTATCTC AAAGTATGGACTTGAAGATGATACAATTGACTTCATTGGTCATGCCTTGGCACTCCACAGTAACGATAGCTACTTGGATCAACCAGCTTTGGGTTTTATTAAGAGAATGAAG CTTTATGCAGAGTCTTTGGCACGGTTTCAAGGAGGTTCTCCTTATATCTATCCACTATATGGACTAGGAGAATTGCCTCAG GCATTTGCACGTTTAAGTGCAGTTTATGGTGGTACTTACATGCTCCACAAGCCAGAATATAAG GTAGAATTTGATGCTGATGGGAAAGCTACCGGTGTGACTTCAGAAGGAGAAACTGCTAAGTGCAAGAAAGTTGTTTGTGATCCATCTTACTTGCCTGATAAG GTTAAGAAGGTTGGAAAAGTTGCCCGTGCTATATGCATAATGAGTCACCCTATTCCTGATACCAACAATTCTCACTCGGCTCAGGTTATTCTGCCTCAGAAGCAACTTGGCCGTAAATCAGACAT GTACCTCTTTTGTTGCTCCTATGCTCATAATGTAGCTCCCAAGGGAAAGTACATTGCTTTCGTTTCAGCAGAAGCAGAGACAGACAACCCTGAGGTAGAGCTGAAACCTGGTGTTGACCTTCTGGGACCTGTGGAAGAGATACTCTACGACACCTACGACAGATATGTTCCCACCAATGACCATGCAGCCGACAGCTGCTTCATATCTGCT AGTTATGATCCAACAACGCACTTTGAAACCACAGTGAATGATGTGATCGAGATGTACACTAAGATTACTGGAAAG GTTCTTGATTTATCAGTGGACCTGAGTGCTGCAGTGCTGCATCTGAAGAATGAAGTTCTTGAAACCTGTTGCTTTCATGCAAAAAAACAACCATTAGTAGAGGAGAGTTCGATTGTTTCTTCATGTTTTTCAGCAAATCTTTTAGATAAAAATCTTAAACTCAAATTACATTTCTATATTACATTCATTGTAGGTGTTATATGTAATGTACTCCGAAATAATGATTGGATTGGGTAA